A stretch of Corallococcus macrosporus DNA encodes these proteins:
- a CDS encoding HEAT repeat domain-containing protein, translated as MPRFLHGLRALGGLTLMLASSPAWSTSPAAKPALKGESCSVQGLMDQLRQGMGSSSKAYRDYLNAVLREAAVSLPSGELRAAFDRETDPAMVEQLAAALVARSEREAEKDAIQTVARRALEDRDPSVRAATVRAMRRTGALEKTGDMYERLMRDGSPEVRMEAARNLIEDNQYVYSGHHGPATDAAVNAATASTDPKVTAKILESLDTRKVGPEAGQKLLGMLGHESADVRRSAALALGGVPAAQMGPAREALVGMYRGERDAGVRKALVQGIAELGFADAVPELRKLRGVDPAMAPEIDAWIRVLESGVQEWGLLLREKQRLQQVR; from the coding sequence ATGCCCCGCTTCCTCCATGGTCTTCGCGCGCTCGGGGGCCTGACGCTGATGCTCGCGTCCTCCCCCGCGTGGTCCACGTCCCCCGCCGCGAAGCCGGCGCTGAAGGGGGAGAGCTGTTCCGTCCAGGGGCTGATGGATCAGCTCCGCCAGGGGATGGGCTCCAGCTCCAAGGCCTACCGCGACTATCTGAACGCCGTGCTGCGCGAGGCCGCCGTCTCGCTGCCCTCCGGGGAGCTGCGCGCGGCGTTCGACCGGGAGACGGACCCCGCGATGGTGGAGCAACTGGCCGCGGCGCTGGTGGCGCGCAGCGAGCGCGAGGCGGAGAAGGACGCCATCCAGACCGTGGCCCGCCGCGCGCTGGAGGACCGCGACCCGTCCGTGCGCGCCGCCACCGTGCGCGCCATGCGCCGCACCGGCGCGCTGGAGAAGACGGGGGACATGTACGAACGGCTCATGCGCGACGGCTCGCCAGAGGTCCGCATGGAGGCGGCTCGCAACCTCATTGAAGACAACCAGTATGTCTATTCCGGGCACCACGGCCCGGCCACGGACGCGGCCGTCAACGCGGCGACGGCGTCCACGGATCCGAAGGTGACGGCGAAGATTTTGGAGTCCCTGGACACGCGCAAGGTGGGGCCGGAGGCGGGGCAGAAGCTGCTCGGGATGCTGGGCCATGAGAGCGCGGACGTGCGGCGCTCGGCGGCGCTGGCGCTGGGCGGCGTGCCGGCGGCGCAGATGGGGCCGGCGCGTGAGGCATTGGTGGGCATGTACCGGGGAGAACGGGACGCGGGCGTGCGCAAGGCGCTGGTGCAGGGCATCGCGGAGCTGGGCTTCGCGGACGCCGTGCCGGAGCTGCGCAAGCTGCGGGGCGTGGACCCGGCCATGGCACCGGAGATCGACGCGTGGATCCGCGTCCTCGAATCAGGCGTTCAGGAGTGGGGCCTGCTCCTGAGAGAGAAGCAGCGGCTGCAACAGGTCCGTTGA
- a CDS encoding DUF4215 domain-containing protein, whose protein sequence is MTRVPSSSPVARALLLMAAPLLLLTSCFQPTTVDCASGLVCPEGLRCAASQDTCISTDCGDGVAQDDEQCDDGNVVDGDGCSRDCKSNETCGNGIPDPSRGEKCDDGNTVDGDGCSADCLSNELCGNGVVDTAVGEKCDDRNNTSGDGCSADCLSTEVCGNKYTDPSKEERCDDGNTVSGDGCSADCRSLESCGNGYVDTAKGEKCDDGNNVNGDGCSSDCKSNETCGNNVVDTIKGEICDDGNNVSEDGCSADCRSAEGCGNGVRDGEEQCDDKGESPTCNVNCTVRVCGDGILNRTAGEQCDDKGESDYCNANCTLRKCGDGVVNTSAGEQCDNPGPVNSPACDLDCTVAFCGDGFTNTTRGETCDTAGNSRTCNADCSVAVCGDRILNPAAGELCDDGFNSAVCDNDCTPTACGDGLINTAAKEQCDDGNTNDDDDCLGTCKPNVCGDTVVNVNGPDRPEACDDGNTKTETACAYGTATCDACSGDCKVPLELKGNVCGDKAKDATNEACDDGNTTTEEACPYGTANCTVCRFDCKESLQRKGNTCGDGVQDPDNEVCDDGNTKTETACDYGVEDCQKCSNDCRQILELKGNICGDKKQDPSTVNEVCDDGNTVTETSCPYGTASCNVCRFDCKQVLTAKGNVCGDTVKDPDNEACDDGNTTTEGACPYGTAECERCSKDCRQVLALEGNVCGDGVKDLNNANEVCDDGNTATCGSCSANCKTKTLQAATGTITASNNLNMNDTETFTISDGINTPVTFEVDRDGKLKNADNQRLTIDSSMTATQVAVRIRDAINAVTEPFEIQASVASGSANVNVTHKLQGSIGNQAMTEKITASGFKVVGLSGGSGYDCPEGTKCVGDEDCTRGLVCGASKTCIPEP, encoded by the coding sequence ATGACACGCGTCCCCTCCTCCTCTCCCGTGGCGCGCGCCCTGCTGCTGATGGCCGCGCCGCTGCTGCTGCTCACCTCGTGCTTCCAGCCCACGACCGTGGACTGCGCCTCCGGGCTCGTGTGTCCGGAAGGCCTGCGGTGCGCCGCGAGCCAGGACACCTGCATCTCCACGGACTGCGGCGACGGCGTCGCCCAGGACGACGAGCAGTGCGACGACGGCAACGTCGTGGACGGCGACGGCTGTAGCCGCGACTGCAAGTCCAACGAGACGTGTGGCAACGGCATCCCGGACCCGTCGCGGGGCGAGAAGTGCGACGACGGCAACACCGTGGACGGCGACGGGTGCAGCGCGGACTGTCTGTCCAATGAGCTGTGCGGCAACGGCGTCGTGGACACGGCCGTGGGCGAGAAGTGCGACGACCGCAACAACACCTCCGGCGACGGGTGCAGCGCGGACTGCCTGTCCACCGAGGTCTGCGGCAACAAGTACACCGACCCCTCCAAGGAGGAGCGCTGCGACGACGGCAACACCGTCAGCGGCGACGGGTGCAGCGCGGACTGCCGCTCCCTGGAGAGCTGCGGCAACGGCTACGTGGACACGGCCAAGGGCGAGAAGTGCGACGACGGCAACAACGTCAACGGCGACGGGTGCAGCTCCGACTGCAAGTCCAACGAGACGTGCGGCAACAACGTCGTGGACACCATCAAGGGTGAAATCTGCGACGACGGCAACAACGTCAGCGAGGACGGCTGCAGCGCGGACTGCCGCTCCGCGGAAGGCTGCGGCAACGGCGTCCGCGACGGCGAGGAGCAGTGCGACGACAAGGGCGAGTCCCCCACCTGCAACGTCAACTGCACCGTGCGCGTCTGCGGCGACGGCATCCTCAACCGCACCGCGGGCGAGCAGTGCGACGACAAGGGCGAGTCCGACTACTGCAACGCCAACTGCACGCTGCGCAAGTGTGGCGACGGCGTGGTGAACACGTCGGCCGGCGAGCAGTGCGACAACCCCGGCCCCGTCAACAGCCCCGCCTGCGACCTGGACTGCACCGTCGCCTTCTGCGGCGACGGCTTCACCAACACGACGCGCGGCGAGACGTGCGACACGGCGGGCAACTCCCGCACCTGCAACGCGGACTGCTCGGTCGCGGTCTGCGGCGACCGCATCCTCAACCCCGCGGCGGGCGAGCTGTGCGACGACGGGTTCAACTCGGCCGTCTGCGACAACGACTGCACCCCCACCGCCTGCGGCGACGGCCTCATCAACACGGCGGCGAAGGAGCAGTGCGACGACGGCAACACGAACGACGACGACGACTGCCTGGGCACCTGCAAGCCGAACGTCTGCGGCGACACCGTGGTCAACGTCAACGGGCCGGACCGCCCGGAGGCCTGCGACGACGGCAACACGAAGACGGAGACCGCTTGCGCCTACGGCACCGCCACCTGCGACGCGTGCAGCGGCGACTGCAAGGTGCCGCTCGAGCTGAAGGGCAACGTCTGCGGCGACAAGGCGAAGGACGCCACCAACGAAGCCTGCGACGACGGCAACACCACCACGGAGGAGGCCTGCCCCTACGGCACCGCCAACTGCACCGTGTGCCGCTTCGACTGCAAGGAGAGCCTGCAGCGCAAGGGCAACACCTGCGGCGACGGCGTGCAGGACCCCGACAATGAGGTCTGCGACGACGGCAACACGAAGACGGAGACCGCGTGCGACTACGGCGTCGAGGACTGCCAGAAGTGCAGCAACGACTGCCGGCAGATCCTCGAGCTCAAGGGCAACATCTGCGGGGACAAGAAGCAGGACCCCAGCACCGTGAACGAGGTCTGCGACGACGGCAACACCGTCACGGAGACCTCCTGCCCCTACGGCACGGCGAGCTGCAACGTGTGCCGCTTCGACTGCAAGCAGGTGCTTACGGCCAAGGGCAACGTCTGCGGTGACACGGTGAAGGACCCGGACAACGAGGCCTGCGACGACGGCAACACCACCACGGAGGGCGCCTGCCCCTACGGCACGGCGGAGTGCGAGCGGTGCAGCAAGGACTGCCGGCAGGTCCTCGCGCTCGAGGGCAACGTCTGCGGCGACGGCGTGAAGGACCTCAACAACGCGAACGAGGTCTGCGACGACGGCAACACCGCCACCTGCGGCTCGTGCAGCGCCAACTGCAAGACGAAGACGCTCCAGGCGGCGACCGGCACCATCACGGCCTCCAACAACCTGAACATGAACGACACGGAGACCTTCACCATCAGCGACGGCATCAACACCCCCGTCACCTTCGAGGTGGACCGCGATGGAAAGCTCAAGAACGCCGACAACCAGCGGCTCACCATCGACAGCTCCATGACCGCCACGCAGGTCGCCGTGCGGATCCGGGATGCCATCAACGCCGTGACGGAGCCGTTCGAAATCCAGGCGTCGGTCGCGAGCGGCAGCGCCAACGTGAACGTGACCCACAAGCTGCAGGGCTCCATCGGCAACCAGGCGATGACGGAGAAGATCACCGCCAGCGGTTTCAAGGTGGTCGGCCTGAGTGGCGGCAGCGGCTACGACTGCCCCGAGGGCACGAAGTGCGTGGGCGACGAGGACTGCACCCGCGGCCTGGTGTGCGGGGCCTCCAAGACCTGCATCCCGGAGCCATGA
- a CDS encoding serine/threonine-protein kinase, whose amino-acid sequence MRLQHYELIRELGSGGMGTVFLARDVRLGRRVAIKFLHSEDADITRRFILEARATARCSHENIVIIYEVGEFTGGPFMVLEYLQGKPLTKVLGNQRLPPARAVELMVPVVKALVCAHEQGIVHRDLKPENIVVTDSGAIKVLDFGIAKVLQGDDPPEATAGTGTPQAQPRLHSVEGMGEDVSNLTRKGAIMGTMAFMSPEQWGIGVAVDNRTDIWAVGLMLFRMLAGKHPLDPLRGPQLMVTGMLDEPMPLLKSMAPDVPQELAAVVDRCLLKRKEDRFPDAASLLRALEPFLPGRMSRELRVDESPYAGLSSFQEADADRFFGRTREIAALVNRINDRPLLAVVGPSGTGKSSFVRAGLVPVLKRSGTPWEALVIRPGRNPLSALASIVAPLMSSSTTIEDDLQEQQRLVERLRAEPGYVGNVLRSRARRERRRILVFIDQFEELYTLVPDAQERLAFTACLSGIADDATTPIRVILSIRSDFLDRVPEDERFMAELSQGLFFLTAPAREGLKDALVQPAERAGYQFESPAMVSSMLEHLDASQGALPLLQFAATQLWEARDTTNRLLTESAYQAMGGIAGALASHADSVLESLSTQERTLVRALFLRLVTPERTRAIVSLDELRELTKDTGEMQRLIDHLVQARLLVVQTGGGATGATVEIVHESLLHSWPTLRRWLDEGQEDSAFLEQLRNAARQWQGKNFDAHLLWRGELVEEAQRFQRRYRGELPQLQQDFLAAVFAQAKKGRRLKQVLLIGSATFLGLLVVAAIVALIVIRNAQQEAERQAQAAQAAEIIARAAESTARGAEAEAKQRLAEVQAKELERQKAQAAAEEANAQVALANQELLSKNDELVSALQRAQEAQLRARFAKKRAEESAATARDAREEALRAAEELSTLLKREKERVSRLQNQLGSPVIEVLK is encoded by the coding sequence ATGCGCCTGCAGCACTATGAGCTCATCCGCGAGCTGGGCTCCGGCGGCATGGGCACGGTGTTCCTCGCACGCGACGTGCGGCTGGGGCGCCGGGTGGCCATCAAGTTCCTGCACAGCGAGGACGCCGACATCACCCGGCGCTTCATCCTGGAGGCGCGCGCCACCGCGCGGTGCAGCCACGAGAACATCGTCATCATCTACGAGGTCGGCGAGTTCACCGGCGGCCCGTTCATGGTGCTGGAGTACCTCCAGGGCAAGCCGCTGACGAAGGTGCTGGGCAACCAGCGCCTGCCTCCCGCGCGCGCGGTGGAGCTGATGGTGCCGGTGGTGAAGGCGCTGGTGTGCGCCCACGAGCAGGGCATCGTCCACCGCGACCTCAAGCCGGAGAACATCGTCGTGACGGACTCGGGCGCCATCAAGGTGCTCGACTTCGGCATCGCCAAGGTGCTCCAGGGTGACGACCCGCCGGAGGCAACCGCCGGCACCGGCACGCCCCAGGCCCAGCCGCGCCTGCACTCCGTGGAGGGCATGGGCGAGGACGTGTCCAACCTCACCCGCAAGGGCGCCATCATGGGCACCATGGCCTTCATGTCCCCGGAGCAGTGGGGCATCGGGGTCGCCGTGGACAACCGCACGGACATCTGGGCCGTGGGGTTGATGCTGTTCCGCATGCTCGCCGGCAAGCACCCGTTGGATCCGCTGCGCGGTCCGCAGTTGATGGTGACGGGCATGCTGGATGAACCGATGCCGCTGCTGAAGAGCATGGCGCCGGACGTGCCCCAGGAGCTGGCGGCCGTCGTGGACCGCTGCCTGCTCAAGCGCAAGGAGGACCGCTTCCCGGACGCGGCCTCGCTGCTGCGCGCGCTGGAGCCCTTCCTGCCCGGCCGCATGAGCCGCGAGCTGCGCGTGGACGAGAGCCCCTACGCGGGCCTCAGCTCCTTCCAGGAGGCGGACGCGGACCGCTTCTTCGGCCGCACCCGTGAAATCGCCGCGCTGGTGAACCGCATCAACGACCGGCCGCTGCTGGCCGTGGTGGGCCCGTCCGGCACGGGCAAGTCGTCGTTCGTGCGCGCGGGCCTGGTGCCCGTGCTCAAGCGCTCCGGCACGCCGTGGGAGGCGCTGGTCATCCGCCCCGGGCGCAACCCGCTGTCGGCGCTGGCCAGCATCGTCGCGCCGCTGATGAGCTCGTCCACCACCATCGAGGACGACCTCCAGGAGCAGCAGCGGCTGGTGGAGCGGCTGCGCGCGGAGCCCGGCTACGTGGGCAACGTGCTGCGCAGCCGCGCGCGCCGGGAGCGCCGCCGCATCCTCGTCTTCATCGACCAGTTCGAGGAGCTGTACACGCTGGTGCCGGACGCGCAGGAGCGGCTGGCCTTCACCGCGTGCCTGTCCGGCATCGCGGACGACGCGACCACGCCCATCCGCGTCATCCTCTCCATCCGCTCGGACTTCCTGGACCGGGTGCCGGAGGACGAGCGCTTCATGGCGGAGCTCAGCCAGGGGCTCTTCTTCCTCACCGCGCCGGCCCGCGAGGGCCTGAAGGACGCGCTGGTGCAGCCGGCCGAGCGCGCGGGCTACCAGTTCGAGAGCCCCGCCATGGTGTCCAGCATGCTGGAGCACCTGGACGCGAGCCAGGGCGCGCTGCCGCTCTTGCAGTTCGCCGCCACCCAGTTGTGGGAGGCGCGCGACACCACGAACCGCCTGCTCACGGAGAGCGCCTATCAGGCCATGGGCGGCATCGCCGGTGCGCTGGCGAGCCACGCGGACAGCGTGCTGGAGAGCCTGTCCACGCAGGAGCGCACGCTGGTGCGCGCCCTCTTCCTGCGGCTCGTCACCCCGGAGCGCACGCGCGCCATCGTGTCCCTGGACGAGCTGCGCGAGCTGACCAAGGACACGGGCGAGATGCAGCGCCTCATCGACCACCTGGTGCAGGCGCGCCTGCTGGTGGTGCAGACCGGCGGCGGCGCCACGGGCGCGACGGTGGAGATCGTCCACGAGTCCCTGCTGCACAGCTGGCCCACGCTGCGGCGCTGGCTGGACGAGGGCCAGGAGGACTCCGCGTTCCTGGAGCAGCTGCGCAACGCGGCCCGGCAGTGGCAGGGCAAGAACTTCGACGCGCACCTCTTGTGGCGCGGCGAGCTGGTGGAGGAGGCCCAGCGCTTCCAGCGGCGCTACCGGGGAGAGCTGCCCCAGTTGCAGCAGGACTTCCTCGCGGCGGTGTTCGCGCAGGCGAAGAAGGGGCGGCGGCTGAAGCAGGTGCTGCTCATCGGCAGCGCGACGTTCCTGGGGCTCCTGGTGGTGGCGGCCATCGTGGCGCTCATCGTCATCCGCAACGCGCAGCAGGAGGCCGAGCGTCAGGCCCAGGCGGCGCAGGCGGCCGAAATCATCGCGCGCGCCGCCGAGTCCACGGCCCGGGGCGCGGAGGCCGAGGCCAAGCAGCGGCTGGCGGAGGTCCAGGCCAAGGAGCTGGAGCGACAGAAGGCGCAAGCAGCGGCGGAGGAGGCCAACGCGCAGGTGGCGCTGGCGAACCAGGAGCTGCTCAGCAAGAACGACGAGCTGGTGTCCGCGCTCCAGCGCGCCCAGGAGGCGCAGCTGCGCGCCCGCTTCGCCAAGAAGCGCGCCGAGGAGAGCGCCGCCACCGCGCGTGACGCGCGCGAGGAAGCCCTCCGCGCCGCGGAAGAACTCTCCACGTTGCTCAAGCGGGAGAAGGAGCGCGTCTCCCGTCTGCAAAACCAGTTGGGCAGTCCCGTCATCGAGGTCCTGAAGTGA
- a CDS encoding lysoplasmalogenase produces the protein MRELWTGGTKLLTVVGLAGVVGFLFAIDDGPREARLVTKALPMVCLLLWLWPARERHARLVFAGLALSLLGDVLLEVSADMFLPGLGAFLLAHVGYTAAFLSVTRRPALLWALPFTLLAVGTLVGLWPGLGGMAVPVTAYVAVICTMGWRAAALVGSPALSRRAKWLAFGGALLFTASDGLLSLRLFVMPLPGLGYAVMLLYWAAQLCIAASPHAAHAPATMPISSRSLT, from the coding sequence ATGCGTGAGTTGTGGACAGGCGGGACGAAGCTCCTGACGGTGGTGGGTCTGGCCGGCGTGGTGGGCTTCCTCTTCGCCATCGATGATGGCCCCAGAGAGGCACGGCTCGTCACCAAAGCGCTGCCCATGGTGTGCCTGCTCCTGTGGCTGTGGCCAGCCCGGGAGCGCCATGCGCGGCTCGTCTTCGCCGGGCTGGCGCTGTCCCTGCTGGGCGACGTGTTGCTGGAGGTAAGCGCGGACATGTTCCTGCCGGGTCTGGGGGCGTTCCTGCTGGCCCATGTGGGCTACACCGCCGCGTTCCTCTCCGTGACGCGGCGCCCGGCCCTGCTCTGGGCGCTGCCCTTCACGCTGCTGGCGGTGGGCACCCTCGTGGGCTTGTGGCCCGGCCTGGGCGGGATGGCGGTGCCCGTGACAGCCTATGTCGCCGTCATCTGCACCATGGGCTGGCGCGCCGCCGCCCTGGTGGGGAGTCCGGCGCTTTCGCGGCGCGCGAAATGGCTGGCGTTCGGAGGCGCGCTGCTGTTCACCGCCAGCGACGGGCTGCTCTCCCTCCGGCTCTTCGTCATGCCCCTGCCCGGCCTGGGCTATGCCGTCATGCTGCTGTACTGGGCCGCACAGCTCTGTATCGCCGCGTCCCCTCACGCGGCGCACGCTCCGGCCACGATGCCTATATCTTCCCGGAGTCTCACCTGA